The following coding sequences lie in one Azospirillum humicireducens genomic window:
- a CDS encoding ABC transporter permease — MRRRLPLSLHLGAGLTLLLVAMALLSLLWTPYPAEQVRVLARLKPPSAVHWLGTDHFGRDVLSMIMVGARNSLTVGAAAVGLGLLGGVPLGLLAAALGRWGDEVVARLGDLVFAFPAVLTAILLTAALGAGAINVVVALALFNAAVLARVTRGAALAVWRRPFVGAALALGRGPLSVTLVHVLPNIAGIVVVQATVLFAVAIVNEAALSYLGLGIQPPSPSWGKMLGDAQTYLFTAPLQAVFPGVAIALSVMGLTMLGDGLRDWLDPRHLGGDVVG, encoded by the coding sequence GTGAGGCGGCGGCTTCCCCTGTCCCTCCATCTCGGCGCCGGCCTGACCCTGCTGCTGGTCGCCATGGCTCTGTTGTCGCTGCTGTGGACGCCCTACCCGGCGGAGCAGGTGCGCGTGCTCGCCCGGCTGAAGCCGCCCAGCGCCGTTCATTGGCTCGGTACGGACCATTTCGGGCGCGATGTGCTGTCGATGATCATGGTTGGAGCCCGCAACTCTCTGACGGTGGGGGCGGCTGCGGTCGGGCTCGGGCTGCTGGGCGGGGTGCCGCTAGGGCTGCTGGCCGCCGCGCTGGGCCGTTGGGGGGACGAGGTGGTGGCGCGGTTGGGCGATCTGGTCTTCGCCTTTCCCGCCGTGCTGACGGCGATCCTGCTGACCGCGGCGCTGGGAGCGGGGGCGATCAACGTCGTGGTGGCGCTGGCCCTGTTCAACGCCGCCGTGCTGGCCCGCGTCACCCGCGGGGCGGCGCTGGCGGTGTGGCGGCGGCCCTTCGTCGGGGCGGCGCTGGCGCTGGGGCGGGGGCCGTTGTCGGTGACGCTGGTTCATGTGCTGCCCAACATCGCCGGCATCGTCGTGGTCCAGGCCACCGTCCTGTTCGCCGTCGCCATCGTCAACGAGGCGGCGCTGAGCTATCTCGGCCTCGGCATCCAGCCGCCCAGCCCCAGCTGGGGCAAGATGCTGGGCGACGCCCAGACCTATCTGTTCACGGCGCCCCTGCAGGCGGTGTTTCCCGGTGTCGCCATCGCGCTCAGCGTGATGGGGCTGACGATGCTGGGCGACGGGCTGAGGGACTGGCTCGACCCGCGGCACCTCGGGGGTGATGTAGTCGGCTGA
- a CDS encoding ABC transporter permease, which translates to MLAFLLRRLVSLIVTVWLATIVVFTVLQLVPGDPALLMLGVNAQPDTLAALRSQMGLDQPILTRYLDWAGGLARGDLGVSLTYARPVAELVAERLTVTLPLALLSLAISTVLALPLGLYAAARRGRGGDWAVLGFAQLGVSMPSFWIAILLILLFSLTLHWFPAGGFPGWDAGIGPALHALVLPALALAVPEAAILARVTRTAVLDTLGEDHVRTARAKGVGRTAVLLRHALPNALIPVATVLGLQISFLVAGAVVVENVFTLPGLGRLLYQAIGQRDLIVVQGVVVLLALFVVAVSALVDIACALADPRPKGVSS; encoded by the coding sequence GTGCTCGCTTTCCTGCTGCGACGGCTGGTCAGCCTGATCGTCACCGTCTGGCTGGCCACCATCGTGGTCTTCACCGTGCTGCAGCTGGTTCCCGGCGACCCGGCGCTGCTGATGCTGGGCGTCAATGCCCAGCCCGACACGCTGGCGGCGTTGCGCAGCCAGATGGGTCTCGACCAGCCGATCCTTACCCGTTACCTCGACTGGGCTGGCGGGCTGGCGCGCGGCGACCTGGGTGTCAGCCTGACCTACGCCCGCCCGGTGGCGGAGCTGGTGGCGGAACGGCTGACGGTGACCCTGCCTCTCGCCCTGCTGTCGCTGGCGATCAGCACGGTTCTGGCCCTGCCGCTCGGCCTCTATGCCGCGGCGCGGCGGGGCAGGGGCGGCGACTGGGCGGTGCTGGGCTTTGCTCAGCTGGGTGTGTCGATGCCCAGCTTCTGGATCGCCATCCTGCTGATCCTGCTGTTCTCGCTGACCCTGCACTGGTTCCCGGCCGGCGGCTTTCCCGGCTGGGACGCCGGCATCGGCCCGGCGCTGCATGCGCTGGTGCTGCCGGCCCTCGCTCTGGCGGTGCCGGAGGCCGCCATCCTCGCCCGCGTCACCCGCACCGCCGTGCTCGACACGCTGGGCGAGGACCATGTCCGCACCGCCCGTGCCAAGGGGGTGGGCCGCACCGCGGTCCTGCTGCGCCACGCCCTGCCCAACGCGCTGATCCCGGTGGCGACCGTGCTGGGGCTGCAGATCTCCTTCCTGGTGGCGGGTGCGGTGGTGGTGGAGAATGTCTTCACCCTGCCGGGGCTGGGCCGGCTGCTCTATCAGGCCATCGGCCAGCGCGACCTGATCGTCGTGCAGGGCGTGGTCGTGTTGCTGGCTCTGTTCGTGGTGGCGGTGAGCGCCCTGGTTGACATCGCCTGCGCATTGGCCGACCCGCGACCGAAAGGGGTGTCGTCGTGA
- a CDS encoding ABC transporter substrate-binding protein yields the protein MSTAKQRFTQRFTLAAIAGLALAAASQAALAQPRTDLVVGMALEPPHLDPTAGAAGAIKEVTYANLFEPLLRVDGEGKLVPGLAERWTVSEDGLTYRFTLRPNARFHDGTAADSADVKFTLDRARAAESVNAQKAYFAPIAKVETPDPQTVVVTLSRPDGLFLFHMASGDAAIVAPESAPTNKQKPVGTGPFKFDRWVAGDRVVLVRNPDYDGAKPKLDRVTFRFVSDPAAQVAALKAGDIDAFTLFSTYEALPEFRNDPKFTVTVGSTEGETLLSTNNARKPFDDVRVRRAMAHAIDRKTLIEGVLYGNGVAIGSHFPPHREGYVDLTGMYPYDPAKAKALLAEAGYPNGFDTTLRLPPPPYARRGGELVAAMLAEAGIRVKIEPVEWAAWLEKTFKGKDYDLTMIAHTEPLDIDIYARPDYYFNYKSERFNALNEELNRSQDAGRRNALYGEQQKILAEDAVNGFLFMLPSVTVQKAGLTGMWVNRPVQANDITGAAWK from the coding sequence CCCTGGCCGCCATCGCCGGATTGGCGCTGGCCGCCGCATCCCAGGCGGCCCTGGCCCAGCCGCGCACCGACCTCGTCGTCGGCATGGCGCTGGAGCCACCGCATCTGGACCCCACCGCCGGGGCGGCGGGCGCCATCAAGGAAGTCACCTACGCCAACCTGTTCGAACCGCTGCTGCGCGTCGACGGCGAGGGCAAGCTGGTCCCCGGCCTGGCGGAGCGCTGGACCGTCTCGGAAGACGGGCTGACCTACCGCTTCACCCTGCGCCCGAATGCCAGGTTCCACGATGGCACCGCCGCCGATTCCGCCGACGTGAAGTTCACCCTGGACCGCGCCCGCGCCGCGGAGTCGGTGAATGCGCAGAAGGCCTATTTCGCTCCGATCGCCAAGGTGGAAACGCCGGACCCGCAGACGGTGGTCGTCACCCTGTCGCGCCCCGACGGCCTGTTCCTGTTCCACATGGCCAGCGGCGACGCCGCCATCGTCGCCCCGGAATCGGCACCGACCAACAAGCAGAAGCCCGTCGGCACCGGTCCCTTCAAGTTCGACCGCTGGGTCGCCGGCGACCGGGTGGTGCTGGTCCGCAACCCCGACTATGACGGGGCCAAGCCCAAGCTCGACCGCGTGACCTTCCGTTTCGTCAGCGACCCGGCCGCCCAGGTTGCGGCGCTGAAGGCCGGCGACATCGACGCCTTCACCCTGTTCAGCACCTACGAGGCGCTGCCGGAGTTTCGCAACGACCCGAAATTCACGGTGACGGTCGGCTCGACGGAGGGGGAAACCCTGCTGTCGACCAACAATGCCCGCAAGCCCTTCGACGATGTCCGCGTCCGCCGCGCCATGGCCCATGCCATCGACCGCAAGACGCTGATCGAGGGTGTGCTGTACGGCAACGGCGTCGCCATCGGCAGCCATTTCCCGCCGCACCGCGAGGGCTATGTCGATCTGACCGGGATGTATCCCTACGACCCGGCCAAGGCGAAGGCCCTGCTGGCCGAGGCCGGCTATCCGAACGGCTTCGACACCACGCTGCGCCTGCCGCCGCCGCCCTATGCGCGGCGCGGTGGCGAGCTGGTCGCCGCCATGCTGGCGGAGGCCGGCATCCGCGTGAAGATCGAGCCGGTGGAATGGGCGGCCTGGCTGGAAAAGACTTTCAAGGGCAAGGATTACGACCTGACCATGATCGCCCACACCGAGCCGCTGGACATCGACATCTACGCCCGGCCCGACTACTACTTCAACTACAAGAGCGAGCGCTTCAACGCCCTGAACGAGGAGCTGAACCGCAGTCAGGACGCGGGCCGGCGCAATGCGCTCTACGGCGAGCAGCAGAAGATTCTGGCGGAGGATGCGGTCAACGGCTTCCTCTTCATGCTGCCGTCGGTGACGGTGCAGAAGGCCGGCCTGACCGGCATGTGGGTCAACCGTCCGGTCCAGGCCAACGACATCACCGGTGCGGCCTGGAAATAG